The DNA segment TATCATATGTTTTCCCCTATATATTCGTTGAAATTCCGCTCCCTATTACCGACGTAAACGGGCTTTCTGGAAGGTCGACTCCTTGGCTGCATGTTCAAAATAACTACATATATCAGTATCAGAAATGCAACAGATATTTTACACTGTTGAACATTGTTTTCTAGTTGTTTCAATTGTTTTCACTTAGTTTCAGTCGTAACTATTAAAGCTAGTTAAGTCATAAAGTCTGTTAGGTCGTTAATTTTGGCGGGAAATGTTGTTAGATCGGGTAATTTTTCTAAACGAACACAATAAACCTCTTATCCAGTATTTTGATAAAGCAAAAATATGCATGAATAGGTTTACATTTACCTATCTTGGTCAGTGTATTTGGTGGTTATGTGCCTGGGTTTATCCTCATTGTTCAAAACATCTAGCAAGTGATTGAAACGTTCAGCGGATGGAAAGTCTGCTTGTTCTGCAGAACCTAAGCACCATATGCACAAttcaacattagtccaaaaccAGCAAAACTACCACTAATTAATGATGGTAATTAAggaaattgattaatttttatacCATCTGCAAACTTCCATTCATCCATTGAGTAGctaaaataagagtgattattAAAGGATTTGGATGTCAATTGGAACTCCGAAAGACGCCTACGATCAAGTTCAAGTTGATGCTCATGCTCTTCCATTACTTGTTTCCTTACTAACCTTGAATTATCATATACCCTTGGCACTGAAAAATAACAATTACAGATAATTTAGCTCATGAACTCCACTTATTTGATCTTCTACTTACAGTTTTTGTCAAATAAGTCCAATTTTTACGTACGTAACACTTTTGGGCTAATTCTTCAAAAACTGTATAGTTCTGGACTAAaataacactcaaagttgatgaACTAAAGGTTTTGACTCACCATGAAGCTCAGAATCCCCATCTATAAAGTGTGGGCTGTAATACATCGGGTGCTGCATTTTCTCCGCATACTTTCTGCAAAACAAGAATTTGCAGATTCAATATAGTTCAATCCTTCACAGAGAAGATTCGGCAGGAACATTTTAATCCAGTTGAATTAAGGTGAAggaattatttattaataactTTTAAAAGCAATATGAGTGTGGAAAGTAAGCACTAGACTTTGTCACTAAAAGGGACCACAAACCAGCTGGAAATGGTTATGTATTTATTACTGTATGTTGATAATATATATCTATTTCATAGCATTGCTTGCCAAGCCAAAAAAAGAAgtaaaaagttagagaaatgaTTTCAAAAGATAATTCCAGCATTCATTAAAGTGGACGATTCTATTTGATTGCTGAAAATGACATGAAAATTAAAGATTTTGTTCACAATCTTTTTTCCTATTGCAGCTCACCAAACTATGTTTTTAGATATTATGAATATCAATTATAGATAGAAAATAAACAAggcaaacaaaataaaattacctATCAACAAGTCTTGACTTTTCCCTATAAGGTTTCACTAGGACACGTGCCCCGCACACGAAATGTGGATTTCCTTTTGCTAGTATTTGCTTCACAGTCTCCACGAAAACGAATGTCACAAATCCGAACATCCTTTTATGTTGGGAAGGAATCCTAACATCTTGAACAGGTCCAAATTTGCTGTAAAGTAGATTGTTAAACTAACTTTCTTTAGGCTTATTATcacaaaaccaaaaaaaaacagATTATCTAACTATATTCACCTGAAATAGTTGGAGACATCTTGCTCGGTAAAGGTACTTTCCGCCGGAAAGGTAAGATATATCTGCCTAGAACCAGCAACAATGCCACCAGGATCATTTCTCTCCCCAATATACTCCAAGTACTTTGGAACATCTTCAGCCAGAATAACAGAATGCTGTCCGTGAGGTCTGAAAATGAATCCAAAGtcagatatttatttatttatttaactcACAAGAAAATATGATAAAGAGTATCATAGTTTTTCACCTGTCAATCACATGAATGCTGTTCCTCAATCGAGCTAAAAGCTTCGTGAGGCTATAACCAGCCTTACCGTGTCTTTGGCTTTCTGTAAGATAACCCTCAGCCTGAAGACTTCTCCCATATTTCTCATAATACATCATTGGCAATGAGGCAATAGAAACAGGCATCCCTCGTCGTGATTTCAAGAGCTCCGTAAGCTCCCTTTCGAGCTTTTCTAAGGAACCGGGTGAAACAACATGCTCTTCATTTGaaatctcattctgtttgaGGTTGAACATCTGAGAAAAGTTATCTGTCATCGGATTCTCATGGTAGAATCTACAGCTAGTTCcatgtttacagaaccccttgttGAAATAATGACAAGTCTTGAAAGGCAATTCCGGTAAGCTTGGAGATCTTCTACTAGTTCTAGGACCTAATGCAGGTTCAGGATAAAAGTAATTGCTTGAAAAATCAGAATTAGCAAACTCCAATTGATCATCGAAACTCAATAACTGCATCCGGTTCTGCAGCTGATAGTCCTCAGCAACTGAATCAGAGTATCCTTGAGTGCCAAACTCTAAGCTGTGCATCTGCTGCTGCTCAACAGCAGTCACTTGAGCATCCCAGTAAGAAGCTGCTGCCCTTCGTGAAGCTGCTGGAGATGAAACTGGATGCAATGAAGTTGGAGAATACTGATATTGTAGTGATGATATGTCGTAAACAAGAGATGAATTGACCGGAGACGGTGAGATTGGAGAAGAAACTGGTGGTTTGTTCAGGCCAAGGTGAGATTTTGCTTTGGTAATTAAAGAACATATCAAATTATCAGGGCTGAAGGCCAACCGGATCATTTCTCGTTCACCATGATCTTGTAAAAGAAGATATCCAATGATTTTCGAGACATTTTCAGGCTCGAGCTTTTGAATTCTGTTGTAGACAACCTTTGTGGATTCTGAGAAATCCATGTCAAACACTCAATTCTGTAAAATCAAGGCAATCAATTAGAACACCAGCATTTGGACATTAACTTATATGGAAAGTTTGCACATATGCAGTTTGACAGATAGAGACTGATAGTACTAATACAAATTGCAACCCTTATATATCTAAATGCAGATCTGATACacattaaaattgaaaatatggAAACATTCATGTAAATTTATTGAAATGCAATGAATTAAGTCGAAACCATTTGCCATTTCTCTcaccttataaaaaaaaagacaacTAATTATGCCCTAAAAACAATTCAGTACAGCCATTAAAGGAAAATAATCCAAACAACACATATATTCAAAATAGGAAGAATTGACAGCAAAAATAGAGctataaaatcattacttaacTTTGAATAAGcattaaaatagaaaaattcatatatatgtttcctttttttgttttgtaacaTAGCAGATAAAATTTCAGAGTTGATAATCATTACAGAAAACattcattttgaatttgaaaaccCATCAATTATTTCTGAAGGAAAAAGAAATTGTACTTGACAACAGAAGACATAGTGAAGTTGAAAAACACATCTACTACAAAATTTATGAGCCCAAAAgcataataaaagaaaagagaagaaattTCAGAGTTAGATTTCCAACTTGAGGGTAATTGACCAGTATAAACAAAAGCATGAagtcaaattattatttttccaattaTCCTAAAATTAACCATAGAAGTGACACTGAAATGATTTGAAATTGAAAAAACAGAAGCCGAAAACACATTGCAGTCATTAAAAAATCAAACTTTAGGAACATTTGGAGAAAACCCAAGTCGAAAACATCAAACTTAACAACAATTGATAATACTGAAAGGAAAAGAAGGGAGGCgtaccaaaaaaacaaaaaaagataTGGGTCTGGAAGATGAAGAGAGAGAGTCTCAAAAAACTTGAACAACCATGGCTGCTTTTGTGTGTCTCTCTGTTTGGGTTTCTctatctttttcttcttctgttcTTGAGTCTCCGCATAAACGACAccattattataatttaaaatcaaTGACAGAAGATAGCTTTAAAGTTGTAttgtctttagttcaaatcaaCTCACTCTTTCTCTCTTAAATATATTCACACAAATACActtgtttctctctctaacataTACCcaacaaaaaaaagtaaaaacttAAAATTCTTATATCAATTACTATTTAATTCCTataatttgaaattttgaaatgttttgataacaataataatacacTTTAAATTTTTAAAGGTGAGAAAATTGCGGCAATTTGATAGGGTGTACACTGACACTTTCATGGTAATTTCTCATTGACAAAGTGAATGCATGTTTGCCACGTGTGGTTACAAGTTGTTTCCAGATTCATCCACGCAGTAAAAACCGTAAGCTGTACTAAATCCAGTAAAAATAAAACCGTATCTAATACTACTAGTAGTTTGATTGTTTTACTGTATATCCTCAAATAAGTGGGTGGGCTCCACGCCATCCGTGGTCATATCCTATCTGGTTGTACCAGTTCAGGTTTTCCGTGATTGGTGCTGCTTTTTTTAGCTATTAAGTGTTGAATTAGTAATTAAGTGGGAATTAAGGGGTAGTTATGATAAAACTAAGAAGACCGCTTCAGCCGGGATATGAATAACTAATATTAGAACATGGTTTGGTTTGTGTTTCtgagtatttttattattacagCATTACTTGTTTACTGTTTCTCCTTCCGATAAACATACTGattcatttattatttttttaaaactatcACTAGTATTTTgttattataatattaaataagaGTATTGTTGTTAGCACGTACTGATTTTCtatgttatatataaaaataaatgcatcaatcaaattatatttACTTTTTGTAAAGACTGCTCACTCTATGGAAATCCATgttataaaagaaagaaaaagaaattaatcaaATTATGTAAAATAAAGTAGTTGGTTGGTAATGCTATCGTATCTCTAAAATCATTAACTTTTctcaataaaattttatattttttccatATTTATTTACCACCATTCTATGTAAATTAAATTCAACTATTTACTTTACAAGTTCTAATATGTTGGGTTCTTTTTCGAAAGGGTTGCTGTttcattaataaatatataagaaaTTGTGTTTGgttgaatttat comes from the Euphorbia lathyris chromosome 5, ddEupLath1.1, whole genome shotgun sequence genome and includes:
- the LOC136230363 gene encoding zinc finger CCCH domain-containing protein 18 isoform X2, whose translation is MDFSESTKVVYNRIQKLEPENVSKIIGYLLLQDHGEREMIRLAFSPDNLICSLITKAKSHLGLNKPPVSSPISPSPVNSSLVYDISSLQYQYSPTSLHPVSSPAASRRAAASYWDAQVTAVEQQQMHSLEFGTQGYSDSVAEDYQLQNRMQLLSFDDQLEFANSDFSSNYFYPEPALGPRTSRRSPSLPELPFKTCHYFNKGFCKHGTSCRFYHENPMTDNFSQMFNLKQNEISNEEHVVSPGSLEKLERELTELLKSRRGMPVSIASLPMMYYEKYGRSLQAEGYLTESQRHGKAGYSLTKLLARLRNSIHVIDRPHGQHSVILAEDVPKYLEYIGERNDPGGIVAGSRQIYLTFPAESTFTEQDVSNYFSKFGPVQDVRIPSQHKRMFGFVTFVFVETVKQILAKGNPHFVCGARVLVKPYREKSRLVDRKYAEKMQHPMYYSPHFIDGDSELHVPRVYDNSRLVRKQVMEEHEHQLELDRRRLSEFQLTSKSFNNHSYFSYSMDEWKFADEQADFPSAERFNHLLDVLNNEDKPRHITTKYTDQDSQGVDLPESPFTSVIGSGISTNI
- the LOC136230363 gene encoding zinc finger CCCH domain-containing protein 18 isoform X1, which gives rise to MDFSESTKVVYNRIQKLEPENVSKIIGYLLLQDHGEREMIRLAFSPDNLICSLITKAKSHLGLNKPPVSSPISPSPVNSSLVYDISSLQYQYSPTSLHPVSSPAASRRAAASYWDAQVTAVEQQQMHSLEFGTQGYSDSVAEDYQLQNRMQLLSFDDQLEFANSDFSSNYFYPEPALGPRTSRRSPSLPELPFKTCHYFNKGFCKHGTSCRFYHENPMTDNFSQMFNLKQNEISNEEHVVSPGSLEKLERELTELLKSRRGMPVSIASLPMMYYEKYGRSLQAEGYLTESQRHGKAGYSLTKLLARLRNSIHVIDRPHGQHSVILAEDVPKYLEYIGERNDPGGIVAGSRQIYLTFPAESTFTEQDVSNYFSKFGPVQDVRIPSQHKRMFGFVTFVFVETVKQILAKGNPHFVCGARVLVKPYREKSRLVDRKYAEKMQHPMYYSPHFIDGDSELHVPRVYDNSRLVRKQVMEEHEHQLELDRRRLSEFQLTSKSFNNHSYFSYSMDEWKFADGSAEQADFPSAERFNHLLDVLNNEDKPRHITTKYTDQDSQGVDLPESPFTSVIGSGISTNI